The Kitasatospora sp. NBC_01287 genome contains a region encoding:
- a CDS encoding VOC family protein codes for MIDSTTPIRIARPSRDLAAAERFYVAGLGLDVLWRTTERVSGEHDLVMLGPADGAWHFELTRDPEHPLEPTPTVDDLFVLYLGAPVEQDLVDRLLAAGGTRVPAHNPYWDEFGVTVTDPDGYRLVLCARRWGK; via the coding sequence ATGATCGATTCCACGACGCCCATCCGGATTGCCCGCCCCTCCCGCGACCTGGCCGCCGCCGAGCGGTTCTACGTGGCCGGACTCGGGCTCGACGTGCTCTGGCGGACCACCGAGCGGGTCTCCGGCGAGCACGACCTTGTGATGCTCGGGCCGGCCGACGGGGCCTGGCACTTCGAGCTGACCCGCGACCCCGAGCACCCGCTGGAGCCCACGCCCACCGTCGACGACCTCTTCGTGCTCTACCTCGGCGCCCCGGTCGAGCAGGACCTCGTCGACCGGCTGCTCGCCGCCGGCGGCACCCGGGTGCCCGCGCACAACCCGTACTGGGACGAGTTCGGTGTCACCGTCACCGACCCCGACGGCTACCGCCTGGTGCTCTGCGCGCGCCGCTGGGGGAAGTAG
- a CDS encoding sugar ABC transporter permease, with protein MPQGGVNAPVPVAAEATPAVDPRLIVRQEGVKGYLGEFRRRVSSGELGSLPVVLALIVIWAVFGSLNSSFLSAQNLSNLSQQIVGTGMIAIGVVFVLLLGEIDLSVGSVSGLCAAIYAVLEVTHGVNQWVALLCALVGGAVVGFIQGFFFARVGVPAFVVTLAGNLGWNGLMLQVLGSSGTVNLSGTDIVSRLYSTIFSQQIAAYGAATIGVLLFLGASLLDAARRRRAQVPSRPIAEIALRTAALAVIAYLAAYTLNQYKGLPLALLVFLIFIVVLDFVLRRTGYGRKVFALGGNIEGARRAGINVPWIRISVFTVCSTMAAVGGLFLAAQIQSASQTSGGGNLLMNAIAAAVIGGTSLFGGRGTTWSALLGALVIGSIQSGMNIEGLSNAIQFMITGAVLLAAVVIDSLARRTQKAAGRA; from the coding sequence ATGCCGCAGGGCGGCGTCAACGCGCCCGTTCCGGTGGCCGCCGAGGCGACCCCGGCGGTGGACCCGCGGCTGATCGTGCGCCAGGAAGGCGTCAAGGGCTACCTCGGCGAGTTCCGCCGCCGGGTGAGCAGCGGTGAGCTCGGCTCGCTGCCGGTGGTGCTGGCGCTGATCGTGATCTGGGCCGTCTTCGGCAGCCTGAACAGCAGTTTCCTCTCGGCACAGAACCTCTCCAACCTCTCGCAGCAGATCGTCGGCACCGGGATGATCGCGATCGGCGTGGTCTTCGTGCTGCTGCTGGGCGAGATCGACCTGTCGGTCGGCTCGGTCAGCGGGCTCTGCGCGGCGATCTACGCGGTGCTGGAGGTCACCCACGGGGTCAACCAGTGGGTGGCACTGCTCTGCGCGCTGGTCGGCGGCGCGGTCGTCGGCTTCATCCAGGGCTTCTTCTTCGCCAGGGTGGGGGTGCCGGCCTTCGTCGTCACCCTGGCCGGCAACCTGGGCTGGAACGGCCTGATGCTGCAGGTGCTCGGCTCCAGCGGGACGGTCAACCTCTCCGGCACGGACATCGTCTCCCGGCTCTACAGCACGATCTTCAGCCAGCAGATCGCCGCCTACGGGGCGGCCACGATCGGCGTGCTGCTCTTCCTGGGCGCCTCGCTGCTGGACGCCGCCCGGCGCCGGCGGGCCCAGGTGCCCTCGCGGCCGATCGCCGAGATCGCGCTGCGCACCGCGGCACTCGCGGTGATCGCCTACCTGGCCGCCTACACGCTGAACCAGTACAAGGGCCTGCCGCTGGCGCTGCTGGTCTTCCTGATCTTCATCGTGGTGCTGGACTTCGTGCTGCGCCGCACCGGTTACGGGCGCAAGGTCTTCGCGCTCGGCGGCAACATCGAGGGCGCCCGGCGGGCGGGCATCAACGTGCCCTGGATCCGGATCTCGGTCTTCACCGTCTGCTCGACCATGGCGGCGGTCGGCGGCCTCTTCCTGGCCGCGCAGATCCAGTCCGCGAGCCAGACCTCCGGCGGCGGCAACCTGCTGATGAACGCGATCGCCGCCGCGGTGATCGGCGGCACCAGCCTGTTCGGCGGGCGCGGTACGACCTGGTCGGCGCTGCTGGGTGCGCTGGTGATCGGCTCGATCCAGTCGGGCATGAACATCGAGGGGCTGAGCAACGCGATCCAGTTCATGATCACCGGCGCGGTGCTGCTGGCCGCGGTGGTCATCGACTCGCTGGCGCGGCGCACCCAGAAGGCCGCGGGCCGGGCCTGA
- a CDS encoding MFS transporter gives MSVRERQAPPHPAPGPRLRTLLTTERARPDAVRAHPWAWRLAVGTVCFGAFMGQLDASIVTLTYQPLRAEFHSTPAAVEWVSLSYLLALVAFLVPVGRISDARGRKLMYLYGFAVFTAASAACGLAPGLGVLVAFRVVQAIGAAMMQANSVALVTTIAPPGRMRAALGIQAAGQAVGLALGPTIGGALVSTLGWRWVFGVNVPIGILALVAGHYLLPRTRQCASGSRIDARGVLLLGSSTTAALLALSVASGLGPPAWTAVLPGLAALAAGRAFLRRQRRCAHPLVDLALLRAGRLGPGLLGGLCGYLVLFGPLVLVPAELARRGGGALATGLVLTALPCGFALAATTADRLLPSAWSDRLRSRIGAAGCVPALALLALLPPVTALLPIPLALLGLSLGVFVPANNALVMRAIPATSAGTGGGMVNMTRGLGTAIGVAAVTLALHLAGAGAGARVAALTMLAFALLALGTTLPRRAGAAWWSRLGRG, from the coding sequence ATGTCCGTACGCGAGCGCCAGGCTCCGCCGCACCCGGCCCCGGGCCCTCGGCTGCGCACGCTGCTCACCACCGAACGGGCCAGGCCCGACGCCGTGCGCGCGCACCCGTGGGCCTGGCGGCTCGCGGTGGGCACGGTCTGCTTCGGGGCCTTCATGGGCCAGCTGGACGCCAGCATCGTCACACTCACCTACCAGCCGCTGCGCGCCGAGTTCCACAGCACGCCGGCCGCGGTGGAGTGGGTCTCGCTCAGCTACTTGCTGGCCCTGGTGGCCTTCCTGGTCCCGGTCGGGCGGATCTCCGACGCGCGCGGCCGCAAGCTCATGTACCTCTACGGCTTCGCGGTCTTCACCGCCGCCTCCGCCGCCTGCGGCCTGGCGCCCGGGCTGGGCGTCCTGGTGGCCTTCCGGGTGGTGCAGGCGATCGGCGCGGCCATGATGCAGGCCAACAGCGTGGCCCTGGTCACCACCATTGCCCCGCCGGGCCGGATGCGGGCCGCGCTCGGCATCCAGGCGGCCGGCCAGGCGGTCGGCCTCGCCCTGGGCCCCACCATCGGCGGCGCGCTGGTCAGCACCCTCGGCTGGCGCTGGGTCTTCGGGGTCAACGTCCCGATCGGCATCCTCGCGCTGGTGGCGGGCCACTACCTGCTGCCGCGCACCCGGCAGTGCGCGAGCGGCTCCCGGATCGACGCGCGCGGCGTGCTGCTGCTCGGCAGCTCGACCACCGCCGCGCTGCTGGCCCTCTCGGTCGCCTCGGGCCTGGGCCCGCCGGCCTGGACCGCCGTGCTGCCGGGCCTGGCGGCGCTCGCCGCGGGCCGGGCGTTCCTGCGCCGCCAGCGGCGCTGCGCCCATCCACTGGTCGACCTCGCGCTGCTGCGCGCCGGCCGGCTCGGCCCCGGGCTGCTGGGCGGGCTCTGCGGCTACCTGGTGCTCTTCGGTCCGCTGGTGCTGGTCCCCGCCGAGCTGGCCCGCCGCGGCGGCGGCGCGCTGGCCACCGGCCTGGTGCTCACCGCGCTCCCCTGCGGCTTCGCCCTCGCCGCGACCACCGCCGACCGCCTGCTGCCCAGTGCCTGGAGCGACCGGCTGCGCAGCCGGATCGGTGCCGCGGGCTGCGTGCCGGCCCTGGCCCTGCTGGCCCTGCTGCCCCCGGTGACCGCCCTGCTGCCGATCCCGCTGGCGCTGCTCGGCCTCTCGCTGGGCGTCTTCGTACCGGCCAACAACGCGCTGGTGATGCGGGCGATCCCGGCCACCTCGGCGGGCACCGGCGGCGGCATGGTCAACATGACCCGCGGTCTGGGCACCGCGATCGGGGTCGCCGCCGTCACCCTCGCGCTGCACCTGGCCGGCGCCGGGGCCGGGGCCCGTGTGGCGGCGCTCACCATGCTGGCCTTCGCGCTGCTCGCGCTGGGCACCACGCTGCCCCGGCGGGCCGGGGCAGCGTGGTGGTCCCGGCTCGGCCGGGGGTGA
- a CDS encoding ATP-binding cassette domain-containing protein, translated as MADEGQPVLALRGVSKRFGAVQALTDIELEVYSGEVLALVGDNGAGKSTLVKSIAGVNQPDEGVIEWQGRPVTVHRPQDAQQLGIATVYQDLALCDNLDVVGNLFLGRELKRFGVLDEVAMEQRSRTLLDTLSIRIPSVRIPIASLSGGQRQVVAIARSLIGSPKVVILDEPTAALGVEQTAQVLDLVERLREQGLGVILISHNMADVMAVADRVAVLRLGRNNGVFDRRSTSQEQIISAITGATDNAVTRRQARGTEGPQ; from the coding sequence ATGGCAGACGAAGGTCAACCGGTGCTGGCCCTGCGCGGGGTCTCCAAGCGGTTCGGCGCGGTCCAGGCGCTGACCGACATCGAGCTGGAGGTGTACTCGGGCGAGGTGCTCGCCCTGGTGGGTGACAACGGCGCGGGCAAGTCGACACTGGTCAAGTCGATCGCCGGGGTCAACCAGCCCGACGAGGGGGTGATCGAGTGGCAGGGCCGCCCGGTCACCGTCCACCGGCCGCAGGACGCCCAGCAGTTGGGCATCGCCACCGTCTACCAGGACCTCGCGCTCTGCGACAACCTTGACGTGGTCGGCAACCTCTTCCTCGGGCGCGAACTGAAGCGGTTCGGGGTGCTGGACGAGGTCGCGATGGAGCAGCGCTCGCGGACGCTGCTGGACACCCTCTCGATCCGGATCCCCAGCGTGCGGATCCCGATCGCCTCGCTCTCCGGTGGCCAGCGCCAGGTGGTGGCGATCGCCCGCTCGCTGATCGGCTCGCCCAAGGTGGTCATCCTGGACGAGCCGACCGCCGCGCTCGGCGTCGAGCAGACCGCGCAGGTGCTCGACCTGGTCGAGCGGCTGCGCGAGCAGGGCCTCGGGGTGATCCTTATCAGCCACAACATGGCCGACGTGATGGCCGTCGCGGACCGGGTCGCGGTGCTCCGGCTGGGCCGCAACAACGGGGTCTTCGACCGCCGGTCGACCTCCCAGGAACAGATCATCTCGGCCATCACCGGCGCCACGGACAACGCCGTGACCCGCCGCCAGGCCCGCGGGACGGAGGGCCCCCAGTGA
- a CDS encoding cell wall metabolism sensor histidine kinase WalK — MLTLLVLTCAGVGLTTTGMLRHFLTVRLDQQLSDTGARFAASLERRDAGGAHGTDGQSGATGDSGDTRAQTPGTFGARLKGGVVTDAGLVDGDATDAAVEAGDLPPDAKDLVRLTTRDRQALAALPVGGPPADVNLSSLHRYRLHAVTGQDGDVLVTGLPLRPVEETVHRLATVELLVFGVALVLAGVGGALWIRWSLRPLGRVVATAEAVSTLPLSNGAVALTARAPDDDPRTEVGLVGSALNRMLGHLEDALAQRQAVEERLRAFTADAGHELRTPLANVRGHTELALRHPDPLPSAVRHSLTRIDAESQRMGRLVEDLLLLARLDSGRPPTFAEVDLTRITLDCATDARAAGPEHRWRLALPEQPVLVHGDADRLRQVVGNLLTNARTHTPRGTEVTLRLTTSHEGAPPGRPVRLTVTDTGPGIGLQPPERAFERFVRGDEARSRSSGTTGLGLAIAHTVVEAHGGTLTVASRPGHTAFTVLLPPGEEPPSARGR; from the coding sequence ATGCTCACCCTGCTGGTGCTCACCTGCGCCGGGGTCGGCCTGACCACCACCGGCATGCTGCGCCACTTCCTGACCGTCCGGCTCGACCAGCAGCTCTCCGACACCGGCGCCCGCTTCGCCGCCAGCCTGGAGCGCCGCGACGCCGGGGGCGCCCACGGCACCGACGGACAGTCCGGCGCGACGGGCGACAGCGGCGACACCAGGGCCCAGACCCCCGGCACCTTCGGCGCCCGACTCAAGGGCGGGGTCGTCACCGACGCCGGCCTGGTCGACGGCGACGCCACCGACGCCGCGGTGGAGGCCGGCGACCTGCCTCCCGACGCCAAGGACCTGGTCCGCCTGACGACCCGTGACCGCCAGGCGCTGGCCGCGCTGCCGGTCGGCGGACCGCCCGCCGACGTCAACCTCTCCTCACTGCACCGCTACCGGCTGCACGCGGTCACCGGCCAGGACGGCGACGTGCTGGTCACCGGCCTGCCGCTGCGCCCGGTGGAGGAGACCGTGCACCGGTTGGCCACGGTGGAACTGCTGGTGTTCGGCGTGGCACTCGTCCTGGCCGGCGTCGGCGGAGCGCTCTGGATCCGCTGGTCGCTGCGCCCGCTGGGCCGGGTGGTCGCCACCGCCGAGGCGGTCAGCACCCTCCCGCTGTCCAACGGCGCGGTGGCCCTGACGGCCCGCGCACCGGACGACGACCCGCGCACCGAGGTCGGCCTGGTCGGCAGCGCCCTCAACCGGATGCTCGGCCACCTGGAGGACGCCCTGGCCCAGCGCCAGGCCGTGGAGGAGCGGCTGCGGGCCTTCACCGCGGACGCCGGCCATGAACTGCGCACCCCGCTCGCCAACGTGCGCGGGCACACCGAACTCGCCCTGCGCCACCCCGACCCGCTCCCCTCGGCCGTCCGGCACTCACTGACCCGCATCGACGCCGAGTCCCAGCGGATGGGCCGACTGGTCGAGGACCTGCTCCTGCTGGCCAGGCTGGACAGCGGCCGCCCGCCGACCTTCGCCGAGGTCGACCTGACCCGGATCACCCTGGACTGCGCCACCGACGCCCGTGCCGCGGGACCCGAGCACCGCTGGCGCCTGGCGCTGCCCGAGCAGCCCGTCCTGGTCCACGGCGACGCCGACCGACTGCGCCAGGTGGTGGGCAACCTGCTGACCAACGCCCGCACCCACACCCCGCGGGGCACCGAGGTGACACTGCGCCTGACAACCTCGCACGAGGGAGCGCCCCCGGGCCGGCCGGTGCGGCTCACGGTCACCGACACCGGTCCCGGCATCGGTCTCCAGCCACCCGAGCGGGCCTTCGAACGCTTCGTCCGCGGCGACGAGGCCCGCTCCCGCAGCTCCGGCACCACCGGTCTGGGCCTGGCCATCGCCCACACCGTGGTCGAGGCCCACGGCGGCACCCTCACCGTCGCCAGCCGCCCGGGGCACACCGCCTTCACCGTCCTGCTGCCCCCGGGGGAAGAGCCGCCTTCCGCACGGGGCCGATGA
- a CDS encoding response regulator transcription factor → MDSATDVDRPRRRILVVDDEPDLVEVLCAAVGYEGWEARAATTGPAAVAAAAAWHPDAVVLDIMLPEFDGVEVLRRIQAERPEVRVLFLTARDTVQERIAGLAAGGDDYVTKPFSLGEVMARLHSLLRRTGPATDGPAGPPEGALAVGGLVLDDQAREVTRDGRPIELSPTEYALLRYLMQHPRQVLSKAEILNAVWSYDFGGQAHVVELYISYLRKKLDHGHPPLIHTVRGAGYVLRVPR, encoded by the coding sequence ATGGACAGCGCAACCGACGTCGACCGGCCACGGCGGCGGATCCTGGTCGTCGACGACGAACCCGACCTGGTCGAGGTGCTCTGCGCCGCGGTGGGCTACGAGGGCTGGGAGGCCCGCGCGGCGACGACGGGACCGGCCGCCGTCGCCGCGGCCGCCGCCTGGCACCCGGACGCGGTGGTCCTGGACATCATGCTGCCCGAGTTCGACGGTGTGGAGGTGCTCCGGCGCATCCAGGCCGAGCGGCCCGAGGTGCGGGTGCTCTTCCTCACCGCGAGGGACACGGTCCAGGAGCGGATCGCCGGGCTGGCCGCCGGAGGCGACGACTACGTCACCAAGCCGTTCAGCCTGGGCGAGGTGATGGCCAGGCTGCACAGCCTGCTGCGCCGGACGGGACCCGCCACCGACGGCCCGGCCGGGCCGCCCGAAGGAGCCCTGGCGGTGGGCGGCCTGGTCCTGGACGACCAGGCCCGCGAGGTGACCCGGGACGGTCGGCCGATCGAGCTGAGCCCCACCGAGTACGCGCTGCTGCGCTACCTGATGCAGCATCCGCGCCAGGTGCTGAGCAAGGCGGAGATCCTGAACGCCGTCTGGTCCTACGACTTCGGCGGCCAGGCCCACGTGGTGGAGCTCTACATCAGCTACCTGCGCAAGAAGTTGGACCACGGCCACCCGCCGCTGATCCACACCGTGCGGGGCGCCGGCTACGTCCTGCGAGTGCCGCGGTGA
- a CDS encoding transglycosylase SLT domain-containing protein — MAELVGSTEGRVGELRRYGRAVVGVVAVLAFGIAVHSVHGGGQGTAGAARPVGGASPAAATPGAPGATPTGSPSATAGATATATAGATAGDYDPAHFAAQVRTRATQAGIDPQLLMAILYNESYKPHDPAAERAWQQLKPDAAFGIANMHKAAFDDTKAGRDFAGRDWDELPDDPDLAIEAAAWFLHDLAAQLPAHPSTSLTEDELLALGYNAGAGNMLAFARGTSVGPQAGSYLSNLHANWDKAAAALGPRS, encoded by the coding sequence ATGGCAGAGCTGGTCGGGTCGACGGAGGGCAGGGTGGGGGAGTTGCGCAGGTACGGGCGAGCGGTGGTCGGCGTGGTCGCGGTGCTGGCCTTCGGGATCGCGGTGCACAGCGTGCACGGCGGCGGCCAGGGCACCGCGGGGGCGGCCCGCCCCGTCGGCGGCGCGAGCCCGGCGGCCGCCACCCCCGGCGCCCCGGGCGCCACCCCCACCGGGAGCCCGTCCGCCACCGCCGGCGCCACCGCCACTGCCACCGCCGGCGCCACCGCCGGCGACTACGACCCCGCCCACTTCGCCGCCCAGGTCCGCACCCGTGCCACCCAGGCCGGGATCGACCCCCAGCTGCTGATGGCGATCCTCTACAACGAGTCCTACAAGCCGCACGACCCCGCCGCCGAGCGCGCCTGGCAGCAGCTCAAGCCGGACGCCGCCTTCGGCATCGCCAACATGCACAAGGCCGCCTTCGACGACACCAAGGCGGGCCGGGACTTCGCCGGGCGCGACTGGGACGAGCTGCCCGACGACCCCGACCTCGCGATCGAGGCGGCCGCCTGGTTCCTGCACGACCTGGCCGCCCAGCTGCCCGCGCACCCCAGCACCTCCCTCACCGAGGACGAGCTGCTGGCACTGGGATACAACGCCGGGGCCGGCAACATGCTCGCCTTCGCCCGCGGCACCTCGGTGGGCCCGCAGGCCGGCTCCTACCTGAGCAACCTGCACGCCAACTGGGACAAGGCGGCCGCCGCGCTCGGCCCGCGCTCCTGA
- a CDS encoding GNAT family N-acetyltransferase has protein sequence MRHVIEPPDRDDALAIGQMQLAAWLETYPNPAAGIDEQWIRAQRGEPATPEGAARWREFIERAADEPEHAFCRVVRRGPRAAIAGVICGSRARPPAEREVTLGPMYLRAADQGRGLGRQLMVELLAWAEPDAIVLWATAYNEQALRFYRRHGFHPTGERELWRERLPNLRMRRPAAS, from the coding sequence ATGCGCCATGTGATCGAACCACCGGACCGCGACGACGCCCTCGCGATCGGGCAGATGCAGCTGGCGGCCTGGCTGGAGACCTATCCGAACCCGGCGGCCGGCATCGACGAGCAGTGGATCCGCGCCCAGCGGGGCGAGCCGGCCACGCCCGAGGGGGCGGCCCGCTGGCGTGAGTTCATCGAGCGGGCGGCCGATGAGCCGGAGCACGCCTTCTGCCGCGTGGTGCGCCGGGGCCCGCGGGCGGCGATCGCCGGTGTGATCTGCGGCAGCCGCGCCCGGCCGCCGGCCGAGCGGGAGGTGACCCTCGGGCCGATGTACCTGCGCGCGGCGGACCAGGGCCGCGGCCTCGGGCGGCAGTTGATGGTGGAGCTGCTGGCCTGGGCGGAGCCCGACGCCATCGTGCTCTGGGCCACCGCGTACAACGAGCAGGCCCTGCGCTTCTACCGCCGCCACGGCTTCCACCCCACCGGTGAGCGGGAGCTCTGGCGTGAGCGCCTGCCGAACCTGCGCATGCGCCGGCCTGCCGCGAGCTGA
- a CDS encoding sugar ABC transporter substrate-binding protein, translated as MKTVLRRTAVAATVLGLAATAAGCGSAKSSSTSSGASSSTSALKIGLLLPETKTTRYEQFDKPLIEAQIKALAPNATVDYYNANQDATTQQTQVDTALTKGDQVLILDAVDAKAIQSSVQKAHDAHVKVVAYDRLAQGPVDSYVSFDNDKVGQLQGQALVAAVGDKSGSGQIIMINGSPTDPNAGEFKAGAHSAIDGKLKIGKEYDTPNWDPNNANQEAAAAITAIGGSNVVGVYSANDGMAAGIATALKAANLSVPLTGQDAQLDAVQRILAGTQTMSIYKPYKPEADAAGSMAVDLAEGKSLPSDVVPTTATSGSNTKVPSMLITPIVLTKDNIKTTVVADGLYTVPQICTPDYAADCSAAGLQ; from the coding sequence ATGAAGACTGTTCTGCGCCGGACGGCCGTGGCCGCCACCGTTCTCGGCTTGGCGGCCACGGCCGCCGGCTGCGGCAGCGCCAAGAGCTCCAGCACCAGTTCGGGCGCCAGCAGCTCGACCTCGGCGCTGAAGATCGGCCTGCTGCTCCCGGAGACCAAGACCACCCGGTACGAGCAGTTCGACAAGCCGCTGATCGAGGCCCAGATCAAGGCGCTGGCCCCGAACGCGACGGTCGACTACTACAACGCCAACCAGGACGCGACCACCCAGCAGACCCAGGTGGACACCGCTCTCACCAAGGGCGACCAGGTGCTGATTTTGGACGCCGTGGACGCCAAGGCGATCCAGTCCTCGGTCCAGAAGGCCCACGACGCCCACGTGAAGGTGGTCGCCTACGACCGGCTGGCGCAGGGTCCGGTGGATTCCTACGTCTCCTTCGACAACGACAAGGTCGGCCAGCTGCAGGGCCAGGCGCTGGTGGCGGCGGTGGGCGACAAGTCGGGCAGCGGCCAGATCATCATGATCAACGGCTCGCCCACCGACCCGAACGCCGGCGAGTTCAAGGCCGGCGCGCACAGCGCGATCGACGGCAAGCTGAAGATCGGCAAGGAGTACGACACCCCGAACTGGGACCCGAACAACGCCAACCAGGAGGCCGCCGCCGCGATCACCGCGATCGGCGGCTCGAACGTGGTGGGCGTCTACTCGGCGAACGACGGGATGGCCGCGGGCATCGCCACCGCGCTCAAGGCCGCCAACCTGAGCGTGCCGCTGACCGGCCAGGACGCCCAGCTCGACGCCGTGCAGCGGATCCTGGCGGGCACCCAGACCATGTCGATCTACAAGCCCTACAAGCCGGAGGCGGACGCGGCCGGCTCCATGGCGGTCGACCTGGCCGAGGGCAAGTCGCTGCCGTCCGACGTGGTGCCGACCACGGCGACCAGTGGCAGCAACACCAAGGTGCCTTCCATGCTGATCACCCCGATCGTGCTCACCAAGGACAACATCAAGACCACCGTGGTGGCCGACGGCCTCTACACCGTGCCGCAGATCTGCACCCCCGACTACGCCGCCGACTGCTCGGCCGCCGGCCTGCAGTGA
- a CDS encoding putative Ig domain-containing protein produces MGTPRFRSAARVGLTGLASLSLATGALLAAAAPQAVAQPAPHQTQSSTVTDPYSPAYQHAYRHGALPTIQQNDKMKAWSATQSSPSVATGPETLSYGGGVDGIGVNDGKSQVYLVFYGNQWGTQSTDSNGNAKFSGDADGAAGAAQQMFKGIGTGNELWSADLTQWCDGPNVATGATSCPSNASFVPYQAGGVLSGVWYDNAAASPSAATGHQLGQEAVNAAAHFGNTTAAANRHAYYVILSPHGTNPDSYQGQYCAWHDYNGDSTLTGGAVTSPYGDVAFSNQPYNMDSGAGCGVGFVNSPGTLDGFTMTLGHEWHEMMSDQNPAGGWTNQTGDATYNGQENSDECAWLSPGTAGGAANITMGTGTFAEQASWSNDTNACAISHPIVGGGSTGNTVTVTNPGTQSTTVNTPVSLQVSGSDSGSGQTLTYSATGLPTGLSISSSGLISGTPSAAGSYSVTVKATDGTGASGSASFTWTVSSGTGGGCTAAQLLGNPGFETGSASPWTATAGVIDNSSSEPAHSGSWKAWLDGYGSTHTDTLSQSVTIPAGCHASLSFYLHIDTADTSSTAHDTLKVTAGSSTVASFSNTNKNTGYTLYTYDLSSFAGQSVTLKFTGTENSSLQTSFVIDDTAITTS; encoded by the coding sequence ATGGGTACCCCCCGCTTCCGCAGCGCGGCGCGAGTCGGTCTGACCGGCCTCGCGTCACTGTCCCTGGCCACCGGAGCCCTGCTCGCCGCCGCCGCACCCCAGGCAGTGGCCCAGCCGGCCCCGCACCAGACGCAGAGCAGCACCGTCACCGACCCCTACAGCCCCGCGTACCAGCACGCGTACCGGCACGGGGCGCTGCCGACCATCCAGCAGAACGACAAGATGAAGGCGTGGTCGGCGACGCAGTCCTCGCCCAGCGTGGCGACCGGGCCCGAGACCCTCTCCTACGGCGGTGGCGTCGACGGCATCGGCGTCAACGACGGCAAGTCGCAGGTCTACCTGGTGTTCTACGGCAACCAGTGGGGCACGCAGAGCACCGACAGCAACGGGAACGCCAAGTTCTCGGGTGACGCGGACGGCGCGGCGGGTGCCGCGCAGCAGATGTTCAAGGGCATCGGCACCGGGAACGAGCTGTGGTCGGCCGACCTGACCCAGTGGTGTGACGGTCCCAACGTGGCCACCGGCGCCACCAGTTGCCCCTCGAACGCCAGCTTCGTGCCCTACCAGGCCGGCGGCGTGCTCTCGGGCGTCTGGTACGACAACGCGGCCGCCTCGCCCAGTGCCGCGACCGGTCACCAGCTGGGCCAGGAGGCCGTCAACGCGGCCGCCCACTTCGGCAACACCACGGCCGCGGCCAACCGGCACGCGTACTACGTGATCCTGTCGCCGCACGGCACCAACCCGGACAGCTACCAGGGCCAGTACTGCGCCTGGCACGACTACAACGGTGACAGCACGCTCACCGGCGGCGCGGTCACCTCGCCCTACGGCGACGTCGCGTTCAGCAACCAGCCGTACAACATGGACTCGGGCGCGGGCTGCGGCGTCGGCTTCGTCAACTCCCCCGGCACCCTCGACGGTTTCACCATGACGCTCGGCCACGAGTGGCACGAGATGATGTCGGACCAGAACCCGGCCGGCGGCTGGACCAACCAGACCGGTGACGCCACCTACAACGGCCAGGAGAACTCCGACGAGTGCGCCTGGCTGAGCCCCGGCACCGCCGGCGGCGCGGCCAACATCACCATGGGCACCGGCACCTTCGCCGAGCAGGCCAGCTGGTCCAACGACACCAACGCGTGCGCCATCTCGCACCCGATCGTCGGCGGCGGCTCGACCGGCAACACGGTGACGGTCACCAACCCGGGCACCCAGAGCACCACCGTGAACACCCCGGTCTCCCTGCAGGTCAGCGGCAGTGACTCGGGCTCCGGCCAGACCCTGACCTACTCGGCCACCGGTCTGCCCACCGGCCTGTCGATCAGCTCCTCGGGCCTGATCAGCGGCACGCCGAGCGCGGCCGGCAGCTACAGCGTCACCGTCAAGGCCACCGACGGCACCGGCGCCAGCGGCTCCGCCTCCTTCACCTGGACCGTCAGCAGCGGCACCGGCGGCGGCTGCACCGCCGCCCAGCTGCTCGGCAACCCCGGCTTCGAGACCGGCTCCGCCTCGCCGTGGACCGCCACCGCCGGCGTCATCGACAACTCCTCCAGCGAGCCTGCCCACTCCGGCAGTTGGAAGGCCTGGCTGGACGGCTACGGCAGCACCCACACCGACACGCTGAGCCAGAGCGTCACCATCCCGGCCGGCTGCCACGCCTCGCTCTCGTTCTACCTGCACATCGACACCGCCGACACCAGCTCGACCGCCCACGACACCCTCAAGGTGACGGCCGGCTCCAGCACGGTGGCGTCCTTCTCCAACACCAACAAGAACACCGGCTACACCCTCTACACCTACGACCTGTCCTCGTTCGCCGGGCAGAGCGTCACCCTGAAGTTCACCGGCACCGAGAACTCCTCGCTGCAGACCAGCTTCGTGATCGACGACACCGCCATCACCACCTCCTGA